The Coffea arabica cultivar ET-39 chromosome 1e, Coffea Arabica ET-39 HiFi, whole genome shotgun sequence genome has a window encoding:
- the LOC113692152 gene encoding uncharacterized protein, which produces MADVFAMERIQKLWNICCFFADMQNSSGKLHLSDEMDCWTSDTTFGFGGIVWKSRSSIQFNREGRCPGETVNKALLEWLEYKNVGSEDDSNKKRVGKGIVARKDDGGLIGAWADSDDKLGEPVVEEALAIRQALNIAKQKGWRKVLIQSDYKGIIDKINARKAEDPNIGVILFDILKLRQVFTECSFSFIKREGNFVAHHLAKFAINLMNDFEWQDSFPEWLTSLARNDVGASAPAL; this is translated from the exons atggcagATGTGTTTGCTATGGAGAGAATACAGAAACTCTGGAACATATGTTGTTTTTTTGCAGACATGCAGAATTCATCTGGAAAGTTGCACCTGTCAGATGAAATGGATTGTTGGACTTCAGACACAACTTTTGGCTTTGGTGGAATA GTGTGGAAGTCTAGAAGTAGTATCCAGTTTAACAGAGAAGGAAGGTGTCCTGGAGAGACTGTGAATAAGGCATTGCTGGAATGGTTAGAGTATAAGAACGTAGGGAGTGAGGATGATTCTAACAAGAAA AGAGTGGGGAAAGGGATTGTGGCCAGAAAGGATGATGGAGGTTTGATTGGGGCATGGGCAGATAGTGATGACAAACTGGGGGAACCGGTTGTGGAGGAAGCTCTGGCTATCAGGCAGGCTTTGAACATTGCTAAGCAAAAGGGTTGGAGAAAGGTCTTGATACAGTCTGACTACAAAGGTATAATTGACAAAATTAATGCGAGAAAGGCAGAGGATCCAAATATTGGAGTCATTCTTTTTGATATCTTGAAGCTCAGACAAGTTTTCACAGAATGTTCCTTCTCCTTTATCAAAAGAGAAGGTAACTTTGTAGCTCACCACTTAGCAAAATTTGCCATTAACCTGATGAACGACTTTGAGTGGCAGGATTCTTTTCCTGAATGGCTGACTAGTTTAGCTAGAAATGATGTAGGAGCAAGTGCTCCAGCTTTGTAA
- the LOC113701269 gene encoding RNA-binding KH domain-containing protein RCF3-like codes for MDRSRSSKRYYYDHPADYDSEFNPSRNKPRYNNSHSGSYHHPHHRHRGAAGGGGGGGGGRKMQDPSLTVTTSYRILCHDVKAGGVIGKSGSIIKAIRQHTGAWINVHELIPGDEERIIEISDTRRRDPEGRIPAFSPAQEALLLIHDRILESDIAAGGGGGGDVVVTRLVVSRMHVGSLLGKGGKIIEQMRMDTKTHIRILPRDHTLPRCVAMSEEIVQVVGDVNAVKNALSVISSRLRESQHRDRSQFHGRMHSPERLFPDEDFIPHMNNSGRRTSADGSSFGSRFPTGGRANNYSSRQSGHASESEVTPISDNAQLFPGEDLVFRILCPVEKVNCIIGESDGIMDLLQNEVGVDVKVTDPVAGSDEQIIIVTSDEGPDDELFPAQEALLHIQTHIVDLVPEKENFITTRLLLQSEEIGCFNGRDGSLSDVRKIAGADVQILPREELPACVSENDEIVQIVGEIKAAREALLEVTSMLRSYFYRDFFQKDMPLPSLSTSSVMEGALRHDGASKNVIPSPEDHGGKDPPTSAYQNAPNTATAQPTNTTTTQPVKDSVTSTSDSGKQNENERQEDIPTAVNRLSVPLVTRSTLEVVIPAHAASKLVTKSRNKLAQISELSGANVQLVEDRPEATEKTIQISGTPEQAERAQSLLQGFILSIEEDGP; via the exons ATGGATAGATCAAGATCTTCGAAAAGGTACTACTATGACCACCCAGCAGATTACGATTCTGAGTTCAACCCTAGTCGAAATAAGCCTCGTTACAACAATTCCCATTCTGGGTCTTACCATCATCCCCACCACCGCCACCGTGGAGCGGCGGGAGGCGGCGGAGGTGGTGGAGGAGGAAGGAAAATGCAAGACCCGTCATTGACTGTTACCACCAGTTACAGAATTTTGTGCCATGATGTGAAGGCTGGAGGAGTGATTGGGAAATCTGGAAGCATTATTAAGGCTATAAGACAGCATACTGGGGCTTGGATTAATGTGCATGAATTGATTCCCGGGGATGAGGAGAGGATTATTGAGATCTCTGATACTCGAAGAAGGGACCCGGAGGGGAGGATTCCGGCTTTTTCTCCGGCCCAGGAGGCGTTGTTGTTGATACATGATAGGATTTTGGAGAGTGATATTGCTGCTGGTGGCGGTGGCGGTGGGGATGTTGTGGTGACTAGGCTGGTGGTGTCAAGAATGCATGTGGGGTCTTTGTTGGGGAAAGGAGGGAAGATTATTGAGCAAATGAGGATGGATACTAAAACCCATATTAGGATTTTGCCCAGAGATCACACTCTGCCTCGGTGTGTTGCAATGTCCGAAGAGATTGTTCAG GTTGTGGGTGATGTGAATGCTGTGAAAAATGCTTTAAGTGTTATTTCCTCACGATTGCGGGAGAGTCAGCATCGTGATCGCAGTCAATTTCATGGTCGGATGCATTCACCCGAGCGATTGTTCCCTGATGAAGATTTCATTCCTCACATGAATAATTCAGGGCGCCGAACATCTGCAGATGGGAGTAGTTTTGGATCTAGGTTTCCTACTGGTGGACGGGCCAATAATTATTCCTCACGCCAATCTGGGCATGCCAGTGAATCTGAAGTGACTCCTATCAGTGATAATGCACAACTTTTTCCTGGTGAAGACCTTGTTTTTCGGATTCTATGCCCGGTAGAGAAGGTTAACTGCATTATTGGGGAATCTGATGGGATTATGGATTTGCTTCAAAATGAAGTTGGTGTGGACGTCAAGGTTACTGATCCTGTTGCAGGCTCAGATGAGCAAATTATAATTGTTACATCAGATGAG GGTCCTGATGATGAGCTGTTTCCTGCTCAAGAAGCATTGCTGCATATTCAAACCCACATTGTTGATCTCGttccagaaaaagaaaactttatAACTACTAGGTTGCTTCTTCAGTCAGAAGAAATTGGTTGCTTCAATGGTAGAGATGGATCATTGTCTGATGTTAGAAAGATAGCTGGTGCTGATGTGCAAATTCTGCCCCGAGAAGAACTTCCTGCTTGTGTGTCAGAGAATGATGAAATTGTACAG ATTGTAGGGGAGATCAAAGCTGCTCGTGAAGCTCTTCTTGAGGTGACATCAATGCTGCGGAGTTACTTTTACAGGGACTTCTTTCAAAAGGATATGCCTTTGCCTTCACTATCCACTTCCAGTGTGATGGAGGGTGCTCTTCGGCATGATGGAGCTTCTAAAAACGTGATTCCATCTCCAGAAGATCATGGTGGGAAGGATCCCCCAACTTCCGCATATCAAAATGCACCAAACACTGCAACTGCACAACCAACAAACACTACAACCACGCAGCCAGTAAAG GACTCCGTGACGTCAACCAGCGATTCAGGAAAGCAAAATGAAAATGAACGTCAAGAAGATATCCCTACTGCAGTGAATAG ATTATCTGTTCCACTCGTCACTAGGAGCACTTTGGAAGTTGTTATACCAGCACATGCAGCTTCCAAACTTgtaacaaaatcaagaaacaagctTGCTCAGATCAGTGAG TTATCTGGAGCAAATGTTCAACTTGTTGAAGACAGACCAGAAGCAACTGAGAAGACTATCCAAATATCGGGTACTCCAGAGCAAGCTGAAAGAGCCCAGAGCTTGCTTCAAGGATTCATTTTGAGCA TCGAAGAAGATGGACCCTGA